The following coding sequences lie in one Sedimentibacter sp. MB35-C1 genomic window:
- a CDS encoding acyl-CoA dehydratase activase-related protein has product MIVGIPKGLLYYKYNPFLFTFFTELGANVVVSEDTNKNILDLGVKHCVDEACLPIKIFHGHVASIKNKCELMVIPRVMQLEKNEYICPKFCGLPEMVLNSIAGMPPAITEPIYAYSKNSLYKWAKTAGKYVTSDIFKIRRAFKCAYEVQSQHRTGINSNQHDIKIALVGHPYNVYDNFSNMNLAAKLDKLGISVETMEFTNDFLINMEINNLYKRPFWTYARENYGFAINAVKEKRFDGIIYISSFNCGIDSIIIELIKDKIGNFPLLILKLDEHTGEAGIDTRIEAFSDMLERRTKHESNIPTNG; this is encoded by the coding sequence ATGATAGTAGGAATTCCCAAGGGGTTGTTATATTACAAATATAATCCTTTTTTATTTACATTCTTCACTGAGCTTGGAGCAAATGTAGTCGTTTCAGAAGACACCAACAAGAACATTTTAGATCTAGGAGTAAAACACTGCGTAGATGAGGCTTGTCTTCCCATTAAAATATTTCATGGCCATGTAGCATCTATTAAAAACAAATGTGAATTAATGGTTATACCAAGAGTTATGCAACTTGAAAAAAACGAATATATCTGTCCAAAATTCTGCGGCCTTCCGGAAATGGTGCTCAATAGCATTGCTGGTATGCCTCCGGCAATAACAGAGCCGATTTATGCTTATTCAAAAAATTCTTTGTATAAATGGGCTAAAACTGCCGGCAAGTATGTAACTTCAGATATTTTCAAAATAAGGCGTGCTTTTAAATGCGCGTATGAAGTTCAAAGTCAACACAGAACGGGAATAAACAGTAATCAACATGATATTAAAATAGCACTTGTAGGCCACCCTTACAATGTTTATGATAATTTCAGCAATATGAATTTGGCAGCTAAACTTGACAAGCTTGGAATTTCCGTAGAAACCATGGAATTTACTAATGATTTTTTGATAAATATGGAAATCAATAATTTATATAAAAGACCTTTTTGGACCTACGCAAGGGAAAACTATGGCTTTGCCATAAATGCAGTCAAAGAAAAAAGGTTTGACGGGATAATATATATATCGTCTTTTAATTGTGGAATAGATTCTATAATTATAGAACTCATAAAGGATAAAATAGGGAACTTTCCTCTGCTGATATTAAAGCTTGACGAGCACACAGGGGAAGCAGGCATTGATACAAGAATAGAAGCATTCAGCGATATGCTCGAAAGGAGAACCAAACATGAAAGCAACATTCCCACAAATGGGTAA
- the nhaC gene encoding Na+/H+ antiporter NhaC codes for MKQEKVVRKPYLWEALLSFGFLIIVMGIGIAKYEANPHIPMLIGTLFSVLIAFRLGYSWNEIEKSMFDGIYKALQAIIILAIIGVLIGTWLLAGVVPSMIYYGLAILKPSIFLVATVIICSITSLATGTSWGTAGTIGIALMGISKGLGIPAPVAAGAIISGAYFGDKMSPLSDTTNLAPAVSGTDVFTHVKAMLPTTVTAYVIALVTFLILGFQYSGTSSDVTSITAIRDGLSSSFNISPLLLLPPLAVILAMAFKLPAIPGIVIGIIIGGIEGVIFQGADFGAILTAAYDGFTSETGVEIIDELLTAGGLSGMMYSISLTIIAMMFGGIMEKTNQLEVIVNKILEKVKSTGGLIATTVLTCIGSNATMPEQYISVVLPGRMYHQAYMKKGLHPKMLSSTLEGGGTVTSSLIPWNTCAAFLYSVLGVSAVEYAPYAVFNYMMPIVVIIFGFLGVFVYKLADDPDTVIGEVSVEE; via the coding sequence ATGAAACAAGAAAAGGTTGTAAGAAAACCTTACTTATGGGAAGCTTTGCTTTCTTTTGGATTTTTAATTATTGTAATGGGAATAGGCATAGCTAAATACGAAGCTAATCCCCACATCCCAATGTTGATAGGAACTTTGTTTTCTGTATTAATAGCATTCAGATTGGGCTATTCATGGAATGAAATTGAAAAGTCAATGTTTGACGGTATTTATAAAGCTCTGCAAGCCATAATTATACTGGCCATCATAGGCGTTCTTATAGGTACATGGTTGTTAGCAGGTGTTGTTCCAAGCATGATTTATTACGGGCTTGCCATTTTAAAACCGAGCATTTTCCTGGTTGCCACTGTTATTATATGTTCAATTACATCACTGGCAACAGGTACAAGCTGGGGTACAGCAGGCACTATAGGAATAGCACTGATGGGAATATCAAAGGGATTGGGAATACCTGCTCCCGTAGCTGCCGGAGCAATAATTTCCGGAGCATATTTCGGCGACAAAATGTCACCACTGTCAGATACTACAAACCTTGCTCCTGCAGTTTCAGGAACTGACGTATTTACTCACGTAAAGGCAATGCTTCCCACAACTGTAACAGCATATGTAATTGCTCTTGTAACATTTTTGATTTTAGGATTTCAATATTCTGGTACATCTTCAGATGTTACGTCCATAACAGCAATACGTGACGGTTTATCATCAAGCTTTAACATTTCACCGCTGCTTTTACTTCCTCCTCTTGCGGTTATCCTTGCAATGGCATTTAAATTGCCGGCAATTCCGGGTATAGTAATCGGTATTATTATAGGGGGAATTGAAGGAGTTATATTCCAAGGAGCAGACTTTGGTGCAATTTTAACTGCAGCTTACGATGGGTTTACTTCAGAAACAGGTGTTGAAATAATTGATGAACTTCTTACTGCCGGAGGATTAAGCGGAATGATGTATTCTATTTCTCTTACCATAATAGCTATGATGTTCGGCGGAATAATGGAAAAAACCAACCAGTTGGAAGTTATCGTTAATAAAATATTAGAAAAGGTTAAATCAACAGGCGGACTAATTGCAACAACAGTATTAACCTGCATAGGTTCCAATGCAACTATGCCTGAGCAATATATTTCAGTAGTTTTACCGGGCAGAATGTACCATCAGGCTTATATGAAAAAAGGACTTCATCCTAAAATGCTTTCAAGTACACTGGAAGGCGGCGGAACTGTCACTTCATCACTTATACCATGGAATACATGCGCTGCATTCCTGTATAGTGTATTAGGGGTTTCTGCAGTAGAATATGCTCCTTATGCAGTATTTAATTATATGATGCCAATCGTAGTTATTATATTTGGATTCTTAGGCGTGTTTGTATACAAATTAGCAGATGATCCAGACACAGTTATAGGCGAAGTAAGCGTAGAAGAATAA
- a CDS encoding sigma-54 dependent transcriptional regulator — MVDFRILVVDDEEDFRDVYKIIFEDKGYETYVAISAEECLSIVKEQSFDLIITDLKMPGMDGIELLKYLKESNIPSEVIIVTGFGTIDSAVNAMKLGAFSYFIKGSDPEVILKEIEKLVKIKTLENSNRAIRAKLNNFDYLIDSNNAKFKNMLKIAEKAAASNSNILILGESGTGKEVIAKYIHQTSGRKNENFIAVNCQVFSEGVLESELFGHEKGAFTGAIEKRVGRFEEADNGTLFLDEIGELSLNTQVKLLRVLESRTFERIGSNKSIYADIRLVSATNKKLSEEIKDGKFREDLFYRINTITIEVPPLRERKEDIPELIRFFLNQAQKEMKKKISRIEDGLIESLIIYDFPGNIRELKNIIERLVVLSENGTIRKADLPDLRIFRDENLEVKTLKDVRQIAETKYIKYILEKCNGNITKAAEMMDISRRQLFNKIAEYGLK; from the coding sequence ATGGTTGATTTTAGAATATTGGTTGTCGATGACGAAGAAGACTTCAGAGATGTTTATAAAATTATATTTGAAGATAAAGGATACGAAACATATGTAGCAATATCTGCTGAAGAGTGCTTATCAATAGTTAAGGAGCAAAGCTTTGATCTGATTATTACCGATTTGAAAATGCCCGGTATGGATGGAATTGAGCTTTTAAAATATTTAAAAGAAAGCAATATACCATCAGAAGTAATAATAGTAACAGGCTTTGGTACGATTGATTCTGCCGTAAACGCCATGAAACTTGGAGCATTCAGCTATTTCATAAAAGGAAGTGACCCCGAAGTAATACTCAAAGAAATAGAGAAGCTCGTAAAAATTAAAACTCTGGAAAACAGCAATAGGGCAATACGCGCGAAACTTAATAATTTTGATTATCTAATTGATTCCAATAATGCTAAATTTAAGAACATGCTTAAAATAGCAGAGAAAGCTGCTGCAAGCAATTCCAACATTCTTATACTTGGAGAGTCCGGAACGGGAAAAGAAGTTATTGCTAAGTATATACATCAGACGAGCGGAAGAAAGAATGAAAATTTTATTGCTGTAAACTGTCAAGTTTTTTCAGAAGGTGTTTTGGAATCAGAATTATTTGGACATGAAAAAGGCGCCTTCACAGGAGCAATAGAAAAACGTGTGGGAAGATTTGAGGAAGCCGATAACGGTACTCTTTTCCTGGATGAAATAGGAGAACTTTCGCTGAATACACAAGTAAAGCTTTTAAGAGTCTTGGAAAGCAGGACATTTGAACGAATAGGAAGCAACAAAAGTATTTATGCAGATATTCGCCTCGTAAGTGCGACAAATAAAAAGCTGTCCGAAGAAATCAAGGACGGTAAATTTCGTGAAGATTTATTTTACCGTATAAATACTATTACCATAGAGGTGCCTCCTCTTAGAGAAAGAAAAGAGGATATACCTGAATTAATTCGTTTTTTTCTTAATCAAGCACAAAAAGAAATGAAAAAGAAAATAAGTAGAATAGAAGATGGTTTAATAGAATCATTAATTATTTACGATTTTCCCGGAAACATAAGAGAATTGAAAAACATTATTGAAAGACTTGTTGTATTAAGCGAAAACGGTACTATCAGAAAAGCTGACCTTCCTGATTTAAGAATTTTTCGAGATGAAAACCTCGAAGTAAAGACACTGAAAGATGTAAGACAAATTGCAGAAACTAAGTATATTAAGTACATTCTTGAAAAGTGCAACGGTAATATAACTAAGGCAGCAGAAATGATGGACATAAGCAGAAGACAACTTTTTAATAAAATTGCAGAATACGGCCTAAAATAA
- a CDS encoding transporter substrate-binding domain-containing protein — protein MHNSKKQWIFLMILISSSVITFAVNQFIKTVYDLNIYEYIKYSQDFSTEETEYLDEKGVLYYCTDNNAPPFSFQDKYTGRYKGFILDYVSALSIELNTQIEFVPKIWEEAVQSVVSGESDMIELFKSKEREEYLSFTKSIYKLRAIVITRSDNNEITNISDINGHKIAIEAGDYAASYTANNMPDAEIITTVDYLEAINKLLRGEVDAIIGDEPIIIYFMGDLSIEDKINILSEPLYELDICIGVTKSKPELVNILNKAILDLKKSDFAPKIQQKWFGLSTPVHKDRLNAQVMFLLIIVLLFLAAIAGWISIWTYFLKKQVKKRTIELTKSKNDLQLTFDALSDFLIVLDKYGRIEYINKSFTDMLHKNKYDLIGCSYNNIPLLDTIDIKLINKVSETVFNGRHYNYYITVLESEKNRLLISIEDNTNEIISRTQLLQQNKMIAVGQLASGLAHEIRNPLGIIRNYSYVLKSRMPYRDELMDKALTSIESAVLRASKMVENLLNFSRKNDDIKCIPLKKTINDIIALEKESITAKNVNVTVICDDSIEFYTRLESLTHIILNLLSNGIDAVSYGGTITISCSTCRNYLYIIFKDDGQGIEKHNLEHIFNPFFTTKNVGNGTGLGLFIVYNELSKINGEISVESRAGEGTEFKLKFKLEEK, from the coding sequence ATGCATAATTCAAAAAAACAATGGATTTTTTTAATGATATTGATTTCTTCTTCTGTAATTACTTTTGCAGTTAATCAATTTATTAAAACTGTCTATGACTTAAATATTTATGAATATATAAAATACTCGCAGGACTTTTCAACAGAGGAAACTGAGTATCTGGATGAAAAAGGTGTATTATATTATTGTACTGATAATAATGCACCTCCGTTTTCGTTCCAAGATAAATATACCGGCAGGTATAAAGGATTCATACTGGACTATGTGTCAGCATTGTCCATCGAGTTAAATACTCAGATCGAATTTGTTCCGAAAATTTGGGAAGAAGCAGTGCAAAGTGTTGTGTCCGGCGAATCCGATATGATAGAATTATTTAAAAGTAAAGAAAGGGAAGAATATCTGTCATTTACAAAAAGTATATACAAGCTCAGAGCAATAGTTATAACCAGAAGTGATAACAATGAAATCACAAATATATCAGATATAAACGGACACAAAATCGCAATAGAAGCCGGTGATTATGCCGCCAGTTATACGGCAAATAACATGCCGGATGCTGAAATCATCACTACCGTTGATTATCTTGAAGCCATTAATAAACTCCTTAGAGGAGAAGTTGATGCAATAATCGGTGATGAACCCATAATTATATATTTTATGGGTGATTTAAGCATAGAAGATAAAATTAATATATTGAGCGAACCACTGTATGAATTGGATATATGCATAGGGGTAACCAAGTCAAAGCCCGAACTGGTGAACATTCTTAATAAAGCCATACTTGATTTAAAAAAGAGTGATTTCGCGCCTAAAATTCAGCAAAAATGGTTTGGCCTTTCAACACCGGTGCATAAAGACAGATTAAATGCTCAGGTTATGTTTCTACTGATAATAGTATTGTTATTTCTTGCAGCTATAGCGGGATGGATTTCTATATGGACCTATTTTTTAAAAAAGCAGGTAAAAAAAAGAACCATTGAGCTTACGAAAAGCAAGAACGACCTTCAACTAACTTTCGATGCATTGTCTGATTTTTTAATTGTTTTGGATAAATACGGACGCATTGAATACATAAATAAATCATTTACTGATATGCTTCATAAAAACAAATATGATCTTATAGGATGCAGCTACAATAATATTCCGCTTCTTGATACAATTGATATAAAACTGATTAATAAGGTAAGTGAAACAGTGTTTAACGGCAGGCACTATAATTACTATATTACTGTTCTTGAATCCGAAAAAAACAGACTTCTTATATCGATAGAAGATAATACAAACGAAATAATAAGCAGAACACAATTGCTGCAGCAAAATAAAATGATAGCTGTCGGCCAGCTGGCATCAGGTTTAGCTCATGAAATTAGAAATCCTTTAGGAATAATTAGAAACTATTCATATGTACTTAAAAGCAGGATGCCTTATAGAGATGAATTGATGGATAAGGCTTTAACAAGCATTGAATCCGCAGTTCTTCGCGCAAGTAAGATGGTTGAAAACCTCCTTAATTTTTCAAGAAAAAATGATGATATTAAGTGTATACCACTAAAGAAAACAATTAATGACATTATTGCATTGGAAAAAGAATCCATAACAGCTAAAAATGTTAACGTCACTGTTATATGTGATGACAGTATAGAATTTTACACAAGGCTGGAATCTCTTACGCATATAATATTAAACCTTTTGTCAAATGGAATTGATGCCGTATCATATGGAGGAACTATAACAATCAGCTGCAGTACATGCAGAAATTATTTATATATAATTTTTAAAGATGACGGACAAGGAATTGAAAAACATAATTTAGAACACATATTTAACCCGTTTTTTACCACAAAGAATGTCGGTAATGGAACAGGATTGGGTTTGTTCATAGTCTACAATGAGCTTTCAAAAATAAACGGAGAAATAAGTGTTGAAAGCAGAGCAGGCGAAGGAACAGAGTTTAAATTAAAATTTAAATTAGAGGAAAAATAA
- a CDS encoding pyridoxamine 5'-phosphate oxidase family protein: MFHKMRRKDKQMSAEESIEILKRGEVGILSTICENGYPYGVPLNYVYLNNSIYFHCAKDGQKLSNIKNSSKVSFCVYHDVELLPEKFDTNYKSVILFGKASEACEEEKYNALVELIKKYSGDYLDKGLEYIDKAKNSAKVYKISIDHVTGKTQK; this comes from the coding sequence ATGTTTCATAAAATGAGAAGAAAAGACAAGCAAATGTCTGCTGAAGAAAGTATAGAAATATTAAAAAGGGGCGAAGTAGGAATACTATCTACAATATGTGAAAATGGATATCCATATGGAGTACCTTTAAACTACGTTTATTTAAACAACAGCATTTATTTTCACTGTGCAAAGGACGGACAAAAGCTTAGTAACATAAAAAATAGCAGCAAAGTTTCATTTTGCGTATATCATGATGTTGAATTACTGCCTGAAAAATTTGATACTAATTACAAAAGTGTAATTTTGTTCGGAAAAGCCTCTGAAGCCTGCGAAGAAGAAAAATATAATGCGCTTGTGGAATTAATTAAAAAATATTCTGGTGACTATCTTGATAAGGGACTGGAGTACATAGATAAAGCAAAAAACTCAGCAAAAGTTTATAAAATAAGCATAGATCATGTTACAGGAAAAACGCAGAAATAA
- a CDS encoding MFS transporter, translated as MNNTNGSIDRLAIPLILVSLPLTFMDLLLPMYTMSLGYTPVQITGLFSIFSFFLVLMRLYVGRISDRYGRKTVLIAGLLLYALSYLLYSYSKDIGHLYTARVFQSIAGVCLSISCFSMVADLNNNLGHNYGKIGGYEEKGGLVGVALCFIIFNYSDFMDGWSYIFKICSAAALISTIYSIIFIKNVKYDYTNTKFNFNFLKQNILILNLIIKIFTSIVSSIFVLYIANKFNSDLLETGIAFLIPAVVIAFAYEKLGKISDTIGRYRAVKTSLIMLVLCLIVLTAIKNIYTFGIFWTVYCIAVVLLDISLKGMFSSDIMESRGTAIGKYTMAGNIGTIIGPVAAGLLFQNNIALPFIVSSAAFAVMLLTMNKWFNVLSVKKS; from the coding sequence ATGAACAACACTAATGGATCGATAGACAGACTGGCAATTCCATTAATTTTAGTGTCATTACCTTTGACATTCATGGATTTGCTTCTTCCAATGTATACAATGAGTCTTGGATATACACCAGTACAAATTACAGGGCTCTTTTCCATTTTTTCATTTTTTTTAGTTTTAATGAGGCTTTATGTAGGAAGAATATCAGATAGGTATGGAAGGAAGACCGTACTTATAGCAGGGCTGCTGCTATATGCATTATCATATTTGCTATATTCCTATTCCAAAGATATAGGTCATCTTTACACAGCACGCGTTTTTCAATCTATAGCAGGTGTATGCCTCAGTATATCATGCTTCAGTATGGTGGCTGACCTGAACAACAACCTGGGACATAATTATGGAAAAATCGGCGGATATGAAGAAAAAGGAGGCCTTGTAGGTGTGGCCCTTTGCTTCATTATATTTAATTACTCTGATTTCATGGATGGTTGGTCTTATATCTTTAAAATTTGTTCGGCAGCCGCACTCATTTCAACAATATATTCAATTATTTTTATTAAAAATGTAAAATATGATTATACTAATACGAAATTTAATTTTAATTTTTTAAAGCAAAATATATTAATATTAAATTTAATAATTAAGATTTTTACAAGTATTGTTTCATCAATATTTGTTTTGTACATAGCCAATAAATTTAATTCGGATTTGCTGGAAACAGGAATTGCTTTTTTAATTCCGGCAGTTGTAATTGCATTTGCTTATGAAAAGCTCGGAAAAATCAGTGATACAATCGGTAGGTATAGAGCAGTTAAAACATCACTTATTATGCTTGTTTTATGTTTAATTGTTCTTACAGCTATTAAGAATATCTACACATTTGGCATTTTCTGGACAGTTTATTGCATAGCCGTAGTCTTGCTTGATATTTCATTAAAAGGAATGTTTTCATCTGATATTATGGAATCACGAGGTACAGCAATCGGTAAATACACAATGGCGGGAAACATAGGAACAATTATCGGACCTGTTGCAGCAGGACTACTTTTTCAAAATAATATAGCTCTTCCTTTTATAGTTAGCTCTGCAGCTTTTGCGGTTATGTTGCTTACAATGAATAAATGGTTTAATGTTTTGTCAGTAAAAAAAAGTTAA
- a CDS encoding GNAT family N-acetyltransferase, producing the protein MTNVEIRERTVEDTQEFCRFLNTLDNEARYMLYEKGERILDLDLVRNNIQSIINNKDACYVALINGSIIGFIIAVREKFIRTKHSAVIVVGILEKYCGRGIGSELFHQVFLWASENDVKRLELTVVSHNKRALSLYNKLGFKLEGTKEMSILIDKKYCNEYLMGKLLF; encoded by the coding sequence ATGACAAATGTAGAAATACGGGAAAGAACTGTTGAAGATACGCAAGAATTTTGCCGCTTTCTTAATACTCTTGATAATGAAGCCAGATATATGCTGTATGAGAAAGGGGAACGAATACTAGATCTGGATCTTGTAAGAAATAATATCCAAAGTATTATAAACAATAAGGATGCATGTTATGTTGCTTTAATTAACGGAAGCATAATAGGGTTTATTATTGCTGTAAGAGAAAAATTTATCAGGACTAAGCATTCTGCCGTCATAGTTGTAGGAATTCTTGAGAAATATTGCGGAAGGGGAATAGGCAGTGAATTATTTCATCAAGTATTTCTGTGGGCATCAGAAAACGATGTAAAAAGGCTTGAACTTACGGTTGTAAGCCACAATAAGAGAGCCCTTTCATTGTACAATAAGTTAGGTTTTAAACTTGAAGGTACAAAAGAAATGTCTATATTAATAGACAAAAAATACTGCAACGAATATTTAATGGGAAAACTATTATTTTAA
- a CDS encoding GNAT family N-acetyltransferase, with product MKELNINNEKVVIRKTDKSDAKALVEYMNYIGSESDFLSFGAGQFGMSAEQEEEYIETVLKKNNALSIIAEVNGKVVGNLTFNAGNRQRTEHTGEFGISVSKAYWGYGIGEEFIKYMINWSKGSGIIRKINLRTRSDNERAIKLYKKLGFTEEGIIKRDICISGKFYDSLLMGMLID from the coding sequence ATGAAAGAGTTAAACATTAATAACGAAAAAGTAGTAATCAGAAAGACTGACAAATCAGATGCAAAAGCGTTGGTAGAATACATGAACTACATAGGCAGTGAGTCTGACTTTTTATCGTTTGGTGCAGGACAGTTCGGCATGAGTGCAGAGCAGGAAGAAGAATATATTGAAACAGTATTAAAAAAAAATAATGCCCTGTCCATTATTGCGGAAGTAAACGGAAAAGTTGTAGGAAACTTGACTTTCAATGCAGGGAACAGACAAAGAACAGAGCATACAGGAGAATTTGGCATAAGCGTTTCAAAAGCTTACTGGGGATACGGTATAGGTGAAGAGTTTATTAAATATATGATAAACTGGAGCAAGGGCTCGGGAATAATCAGAAAAATTAATTTAAGAACCAGAAGCGACAATGAACGCGCAATAAAATTATATAAAAAACTTGGTTTTACCGAGGAAGGAATTATAAAGAGGGATATATGTATTAGCGGAAAATTTTATGATTCCTTGCTTATGGGCATGCTTATAGATTAA
- a CDS encoding GNAT family N-acetyltransferase: MLNITIRELNINEITTHLFANFNRYQDVKKCWRKENGKWQLKDIAFVEQWTSEEYEYLVKCLQNTIATGGRVIGAFCNNLLAGFASVENNLFGGQNEYLQLSSIHVSFDKRGIGIGKKLFSLSCKNAKEMGAKKLYISAHSSQETQTFYKSLGCREAEEYNKKMVENEPFDCQLEFRLT; the protein is encoded by the coding sequence ATATTGAATATAACTATTAGAGAATTAAATATAAATGAAATAACTACTCATTTATTCGCAAATTTTAACAGATATCAAGATGTAAAAAAATGCTGGCGCAAAGAAAACGGCAAATGGCAGTTAAAGGATATTGCTTTTGTTGAGCAGTGGACTTCTGAGGAATATGAGTATCTAGTCAAATGTCTTCAGAATACAATAGCTACAGGAGGCAGAGTTATCGGTGCATTTTGCAATAATTTGCTTGCAGGATTTGCATCTGTTGAAAATAATTTGTTCGGTGGGCAAAATGAATACTTGCAGCTTTCAAGCATTCACGTATCATTTGATAAAAGGGGGATAGGAATCGGTAAAAAATTATTTTCCTTGTCCTGTAAAAACGCAAAGGAGATGGGGGCAAAAAAGCTTTATATATCTGCACATTCTTCACAAGAAACGCAAACATTTTACAAATCACTTGGATGCAGGGAAGCTGAGGAATATAACAAAAAAATGGTTGAAAATGAACCATTTGACTGCCAACTGGAATTTAGATTAACCTAA
- a CDS encoding nucleoside phosphorylase encodes MSIVSSFDINSEEVLKATDVVKKSDRFPKTVVVTFKDKVLELVKEMNGSKCIGEMNMGYTIPIYEVTYKGKSIAVYNTLLGGAGSAACMEEVIARGGEKFIFFGSCGTLDKNIAPGHFIIPSDAYRDEGTSYHYAPEGDYINVKTASKISEIFEELKLPNIITKTWTTDALYRETRGNMEKRKSEGCLAVDMECASVMAVGQFRNVDVFQFLYAEDTLDGICWDSRTMGKVPSDTYDAYLRTALNIAAML; translated from the coding sequence ATGAGCATAGTTAGTTCATTTGATATAAATTCAGAGGAAGTGTTAAAGGCAACTGACGTAGTAAAAAAATCAGACAGATTTCCGAAAACTGTTGTAGTGACATTTAAAGATAAGGTGCTTGAACTTGTAAAAGAAATGAACGGTTCAAAGTGCATAGGTGAAATGAACATGGGCTATACGATTCCTATATATGAAGTCACCTATAAAGGTAAAAGCATAGCCGTATACAACACTCTGCTGGGAGGTGCCGGATCGGCTGCATGCATGGAAGAAGTAATTGCAAGAGGCGGAGAAAAATTTATTTTTTTTGGTTCCTGCGGTACTCTTGATAAAAATATTGCTCCAGGTCATTTTATAATTCCTTCAGATGCTTACAGAGATGAGGGAACCAGCTACCATTATGCTCCTGAAGGGGATTATATAAATGTTAAAACTGCCAGCAAAATTTCAGAAATTTTTGAGGAATTGAAACTTCCCAATATTATAACAAAAACATGGACTACGGATGCTCTGTACCGAGAAACAAGAGGTAACATGGAAAAAAGGAAATCAGAAGGATGTCTTGCCGTTGATATGGAATGTGCATCTGTTATGGCAGTCGGACAATTCAGAAACGTCGATGTCTTCCAGTTTCTTTACGCGGAAGATACCTTGGACGGCATATGCTGGGACTCAAGAACAATGGGAAAAGTGCCTTCGGACACATATGATGCATATCTTCGTACAGCTCTCAATATAGCCGCAATGCTATAA
- a CDS encoding GNAT family N-acetyltransferase: protein MIDYNLLKNVEIKTLHNAFVNAFSDYQVKIDLPLVKFQNMLTRRGYNPKISMGAFDNNELVGFVLNGLRNYNGKLTAYDVGTGVAGSYRKQGITSNLIKQIKALLIESEVSQYQLEVIKTNTSAFELYKKSKFEIVRELECFKLDKSSFTASQIYDVKHIDEIRQSDWKEFCEFWDFNPSWQNSADSINAVHDLFCYSVVYIDNTLAGYGIIERKTGDIAQIAVNKNFRRKGIAASIIADLLNNTESDKIAILNVDSECSSLISFLYEMGFEHHIGQYEMMLTL from the coding sequence ATGATTGATTATAATTTATTAAAAAATGTTGAAATTAAAACCTTACATAATGCATTTGTAAATGCATTCTCCGACTATCAGGTTAAAATTGATTTACCTTTGGTTAAATTTCAGAATATGCTTACAAGAAGGGGATACAACCCTAAAATTTCAATGGGTGCATTTGATAATAACGAATTGGTTGGATTTGTTCTAAACGGGTTGCGAAACTATAACGGAAAGCTTACAGCCTATGATGTAGGAACCGGCGTAGCAGGCAGTTATAGAAAACAGGGAATAACAAGCAATTTAATCAAACAAATTAAGGCACTTTTAATAGAATCCGAAGTTTCTCAATATCAGCTGGAAGTTATTAAAACAAATACTTCGGCATTCGAATTATATAAAAAGTCAAAATTTGAAATAGTGCGTGAACTTGAATGCTTTAAATTGGACAAGAGCAGTTTTACCGCTTCTCAAATATACGATGTTAAGCATATCGATGAAATACGCCAAAGCGATTGGAAAGAATTTTGTGAATTTTGGGATTTTAATCCCTCTTGGCAAAATTCTGCAGATTCAATCAATGCAGTTCATGACTTATTCTGCTATTCCGTCGTATATATAGACAATACATTAGCCGGTTACGGAATTATAGAAAGAAAAACAGGAGATATAGCTCAGATAGCGGTAAATAAAAATTTCAGGCGCAAAGGAATTGCAGCCAGTATTATCGCAGATTTATTAAACAATACTGAATCAGATAAAATTGCCATACTAAACGTAGATTCAGAATGCAGTTCGCTGATTAGTTTTTTATATGAGATGGGCTTCGAACACCACATCGGACAATATGAAATGATGTTAACTTTATAA